In Cyprinus carpio isolate SPL01 chromosome A14, ASM1834038v1, whole genome shotgun sequence, a single window of DNA contains:
- the LOC109086662 gene encoding mitochondrial import receptor subunit TOM5 homolog, translating into MFKIEGLGPKMDPEEMKKKMREDVIMSVRNFLIYVALLRVAPYVLKKLDSI; encoded by the exons atgtttaaaattgaGGGACTTGGGCCAAAGATGGACCCGgaggagatgaagaaaaaaatgcgCGAGGATGTCATCATGTCTGTGCGGAACTTTTTGATTTATGTAGCGCTTCTGCGAGTCG cacccTATGTTTTGAAGAAGCTGGACAGCATATGA
- the LOC109086669 gene encoding glyoxylate reductase/hydroxypyruvate reductase: MSAQQMLKVYVTRRIPQEGMKLLQKAGICNLSVWDSDEPVPRAELLKGVAGAHGLLCLLSDKIDAEVLDAAGPNLKVISTLSVGFDHLAIDEIKKRGIRVGYTPDVLTDATAELTVALLLTTCRRLPEGVEEVKNGGWSTWKPLWLCSYGLSGSTVGVIGLGRIGLAIARRLKPFGVKRLLYTGRQPKPQAQEVDGEYVPLDTLVRESDFVVVSCSLTPDTQGLCDKTFFSKMKKTSVFINTSRGAVVNQEDLFGALSSGQIAAAGLDVTTPEPLPTDHPLLSLKNCVVLPHIGSATYSTRGVMSELTANNLLAGLTGSEMPSELKL, from the exons ATGAGCGCGCAGCAGATGCTGAAAGTGTACGTCACGAGACGCATTCCGCAGGAGGGCATGAAACTACTCCAAAAAGCCGGGAT TTGTAATTTGTCAGTGTGGGACTCTGATGAGCCTGTGCCCCGGGCAGAGCTCCTGAAGGGGGTGGCAGGTGCTCATGGGCTTCTCTGTTTACTCTCAGACAAAATTGATGCTGAGGTCTTGGATGCGGCTG GACCCAACTTGAAAGTGATCAGCACTCTCTCTGTGGGGTTTGACCATCTTGCCATAGATGAGATAAAGAAACG AGGGATAAGAGTAGGCTACACTCCTGATGTTCTGACAGATGCTACTGCTGAGCTGACAGTGGCTCTGCTCTTGACCACTTGCCGACGTCTTCCTGAGGGTGTAGAGGAGGTGAAAAA TGGCGGCTGGAGTACATGGAAGCCTCTGTGGCTGTGTAGTTATGGTCTTTCGGGCAGTACTGTTGGGGTGATTGGTTTGGGCCGCATAG GTTTGGCCATTGCAAGGCGACTAAAGCCTTTTGGAGTGAAGAGACTGCTGTACACAGGCAGACAACCCAAACCTCAGGCTCAAGAGGTTGATGGGGAATATG TGCCTTTAGACACTCTGGTGAGAGAGAGCGATTTTGTGGTGGTGTCTTGTTCTTTGACTCCTGACACTCAAGGCCTTTGTGACAAAACCTTCTTCAGCAAGATGAAGAAAACGTCTGTCTTCATCAACACCAGCAG AGGGGCGGTTGTGAATCAAGAGGACTTGTTTGGAGCCCTCAGCAGTGGTCAGATTGCAGCAGCGGGGCTTGATGTTACAACCCCTGAACCTCTGCCCACTGACCACCCACTGCTGAGCCTTAAAAACTGTG TGGTTCTCCCTCATATTGGCAGTGCCACCTACTCCACACGTGGTGTCATGAGCGAACTGACGGCAAACAACTTGCTGGCAGGCCTGACAGGCTCTGAAATGCCCAGTGAGCTGAAACTGTAG
- the LOC109086670 gene encoding glutaredoxin domain-containing cysteine-rich protein 1-like, with amino-acid sequence MKEALLTPEDGKRQKRVRFRVASGNSGRVLKEMFKDEGPYDSLDSDCTSSTEADRASTPSTSGEANGHLCRFLGSELDDSGSEPDDLLMFAGGRDKVLRTKRVNILSKNGTVRGVKHKVSAGQILFNNLAKNNGAELTPELRRIVIYTTSFRVVRTTFERCELVRKIFQNHRVKFIEKNIALDCEYGKELETRCKRVGEPPSLPVVFIDGHYLGGAEKILAMNELGELQDLLNKIERVQHPDTCQTCGGFAFVPCPMCHGSKMSVFRNCFTDSFKALKCTACNENGLQPCSSCSH; translated from the exons ATGAAGGAGGCTTTGTTAACACCGGAGGATGGAAAGAGGCAGAAGAGGGTGAGATTCCGGGTGGCCTCAGGGAACAGCGGGCGGGTTTTGAAAGAGATGTTTAAGGATGAAGGGCCGTATGATTCTCTGGATTCAGACTGCACCAGTAGCACCGAAGCGGACCGGGCCAGCACTCCATCCACCAGCGGGGAGGCGAACGGCCACCTGTGTAGATTCTTGGGGTCGGAGTTGGATGACAGTGGAAGTGAGCCTGATGACTTGCTGATGTTCGCAGGAGGGAGAGACAAAGTGTTGAGAACCAAAAGAGTGAATATCCTCAGTAAAAATGGGACGGTCCGAGGAGTCAAGCACAAAGTCAGTGCTGGCCAAATACTCTTTAATAACTTGGCTAAAAACAATGGG GCAGAACTGACTCCTGAGCTCAGGCGAATTGTAATCTACACCACCAGTTTTAGAGTGGTCAGGACTACATTTGAGCGATGTGAACTGGTCCGAAAGATCTTTCAGAACCACAGGGTGAAGTTCATAGAGAAGAACATCGCTTTGGACTGTGAATATGGGAAGGAACTGGAGACACGCTGCAAGCGAGTGGGTGAACCTCCCTCGCTGCCTGTGGTCTTCATTGATGGACACTACCTAGGG GGTGCAGAGAAAATACTTGCAATGAATGAATTAGGGGAGCTTCAGGATCTCCTCAACAAAATAGag AGGGTTCAGCACCCCGACACATGCCAGACGTGTGGTGGATTTGCCTTTGTCCCGTGCCCTATGTGCCATGGCAGCAAAATGTCTGTGTTTCGCAACTGCTTCACCGACTCCTTCAAAGCCCTGAAGTGCACAGCTTGCAACGAGAACGGTCTCCAGCCCTGCTCCAGCTGTTCTCACTAA
- the LOC109086661 gene encoding zinc transporter 9 produces MFPCLAHRPWQVLCRVYLQQRAPLSQRPSKIAKPCFGWQSGGGVHKLWFSFPDSRVTSLKWARVQNCSTTGSDKDGSPAGPVEPKPTGKEQAAQPSAKAAGSKPQGLLKAESIQVKVRAVLKKREYGTKYTQNNFITAVRAMNEFCLKPSDLEQLRKIRRRSPHDDTEAFTVFLRSDVEAKALDVWGSQEALARERSLRKDVESEYQENIFRNQKLLKEYKDFWGNTKPRSRNRATFLQGPGKVVMVAICINGLNFFFKLLAWVYTGSASMFSEAIHSLADTCNQALLALGISQSVRNPDAVHPYGFSNMRYIASLISGVGIFMMGAGLSWYHGIMGLLHPQPMESLLWAYCILAGSLVSEGATLLVAINEIKKSASKQGLSFYEYVMQSRDPSTNVVMLEDTAAVLGVVLAAGCMGLTSLTGNPYYDSLGSLGVGTLLGTVSAFLIYTNTEALLGRSIQAEHVQKLTEFLENDPAVRAIHDVKATDIGLSKVRFKAEVDFDGRVVTRSYLEKQDIEQILNDIQQVKTPEELENFMLKHGENIIDTLGAEVDRLEKELKQRNPEVRHVDLEIL; encoded by the exons ATGTTCCCCTGCCTGGCCCACAGACCATGGCAAGTCCTCTGCCGGGTCTACCTGCAGCAGCGAGCCCCTTTATCTCAGAGACCCTCTAAAATAGCAAAGCCATGTTTCG GTTGGCAAAGTGGAGGAGGGGTGCACAAACTCTGGTTTAGCTTCCCCGATTCCAGAGTCACTTCCTTAAAGTGGGCACGGGTTCAGAACTGTTCCACAACAGGCAGTGATAAAGACGGATCTCCAGCAGGCCCTGTAGAGCCAAAGCCCACAGGGAAAGAACAAGCTGCACAGCCCTCTGCAAAAGCAGCTG GTTCCAAACCTCAAGGTCTGTTGAAAGCAGAGAGCATTCAAGTGAAAG TACGGGCTGTCCTGAAAAAAAGGGAATATGGCACCAAATACACCCAGAATAATTTCATCACTGCAGTCAGGGCTATGAACGAGTTCTGCCTCAAACCCAG TGACCTTGAGCAGCTCAGGAAAATCCGTCGTCGTAGTCCCCATGATGACACAGAAGCCTTCACCGTCTTCCTGCGATCAGATGTGGAGGCAAA agCGCTGGATGTATGGGGAAGTCAAGAGGCACTTGCTAGAGAGAGGAGTCTCAGGAAAGACGTGGAAAGCGAATACCAGGAAA ACATATTTAGAAACCAGAAGCTGTTGAAGGAGTACAAAGACTTCTGGGGGAACACGAAG CCTCGTTCTCGGAATAGAGCGACATTTCTACAAGGACCGGGAAAAGTGGTGATGGTGGCTATATGCAT AAATGGACTGAATTTTTTCTTCAAGCTGTTGGCGTGGGTTTATACAGGATCAGCCAGTATGTTTTCAGAAGCCATCCACTCTCTGGCTGATACCTGCAATCAG GCTCTTCTTGCATTAGGCATCAGCCAGTCTGTCAGGAACCCAGATGCCGTCCATCC GTACGGCTTCTCCAACATGCGTTACATCGCCTCTCTCATCAGCGGAGTCGGCATCTTCATGATGGGTGCTGGCTTGTCCTGGTATCATGGCATTATGGGACTCCTGCACCCTCAGCCAATGGAATCACTGCTCTGG GCTTATTGTATTTTAGCAGGATCTCTGGTATCTGAAGGAG CTACACTATTGGTGGCCATTAACGAGATCAAGAAGAGTGCAAGTAAACAAGGCTTGTCTTTTTATGAGTACG TGATGCAAAGTCGAGACCCCAGCACTAACGTGGTCATGTTGGAGGACACTGCTGCTGTGCTCGGGGTGGTGCTGGCAGCTGGATGTATGGGACTAACGTCTCTTacag GTAACCCCTACTATGACAGTCTGGGTTCTCTGGGTGTGGGCACTCTGTTAGGAACAGTGTCTGCATTCCTCATCTACACTAACACAGAGGCTCTGCTGGGTCGCTCCATCCAGGCCGAGCATGTGCAGAAGCTCACAGAGTTTCTAGAAAACGATCCTGCTGTCAG GGCGATTCATGATGTCAAAGCCACAGATATAGGGCTGAGCAAAGTGCGCTTCAAGGCGGAGGTGGATTTTGATGGGCGGGTGGTGACACGCTCATACCTGGAGAAGCAAGACATTGAACAGATCCTCAAT GATATTCAGCAGGTGAAGACGCCAGAGGAGCTGGAGAACTTTATGTTGAAGCATGGGGAGAACATTATTGACACCTTAGGAGCAGAGGTGGACCGTCTAGAGAAAGAACTTAAG CAACGTAATCCTGAGGTGCGACATGTGGATCTGGAGATTTTATAA